One genomic window of Rhinolophus ferrumequinum isolate MPI-CBG mRhiFer1 chromosome 23, mRhiFer1_v1.p, whole genome shotgun sequence includes the following:
- the INSM1 gene encoding insulinoma-associated protein 1: protein MPRGFLVKRSKKSTPVSYRVRGGEDGDRALLLSPGCGTAGAEPPAPSVGSGTLPQPPAERAHAALAAALACAPGPPPPHPGPRAAHFGNPEAAHPAPLYSPTRPVSREHEKHKYFERSFNLGSPVSAESFPTPAALLGGGGGGGGVNAAGGSGTCGGDSLLFAPAELKMGTAFSAGAEAARGPVPGPPLPPAASLRPPGKRPAPPASASEPPAKVAKASGAKKPKAIRKLHFEDEVTTSPVLGLKIKEGPVEAPRGRAGGAARPLGEFICQLCKEEYADPFALAQHKCSRIVRVEYRCPECAKVFSCPANLASHRRWHKPRPTPAAARASEPETAARAEAREATCGGSDRDTPSPGGVSESGSEDGLYECHHCAKKFRRQAYLRKHLLAHHQALQAKGTPPAPPAEDLLALYPVPDEKAPQEVAGDGEAAGVLGLSASAECHLCPVCGETFPSKGAQERHLRLLHAAQVFPCKYCPATFYSSPGLTRHINKCHPSENRQVILLQVPVRPAC, encoded by the coding sequence ATGCCCCGCGGCTTCCTAGTGAAGCGCAGCAAGAAGTCCACGCCCGTGTCCTACCGGGTCCGCGGAGGCGAGGACGGCGACCGCGCGCTGCTGCTCTCGCCGGGCTGTGGGACCGCCGGCGCCGAGCCCCCGGCGCCGAGCGTCGGGTCGGGTACGCTGCCGCAGCCGCCCGCCGAGCGCGCCCATGCGGCGCTCGCCGCCGCGCTCGCCTGTGCGCCGGGCCCGCCGCCACCCCATCCGGGCCCGCGGGCCGCGCACTTCGGCAACCCCGAGGCAGCACACCCAGCACCGCTCTACAGCCCCACGAGGCCCGTGAGCCGCGAGCACGAGAAGCACAAGTACTTCGAGCGCAGCTTCAACCTCGGCTCGCCGGTCTCGGCGGAGTCCTTCCCTACGCCCGCCGCGCTGCTCggaggtggcggcggcggcggcggcgtgaACGCCGCGGGTGGAAGCGGCACCTGCGGCGGCGACTCGCTGCTCTTCGCGCCTGCCGAGCTCAAGATGGGCACGGCCTTTTCAGCGGGCGCCGAGGCGGCCCGCGGCCCGGTCCCCGGTCCCCCTTTACCCCCCGCCGCCTCCCTGCGGCCCCCCGGCAAGCGGCCCGCGCCCCCCGCGTCCGCCTCCGAGCCTCCAGCCAAGGTAGCCAAGGCCTCGGGTGCCAAGAAGCCCAAAGCCATCCGCAAGCTGCACTTCGAGGACGAAGTTACCACGTCTCCCGTGCTAGGGCTCAAGATCAAGGAGGGCCCGGTAGAGGCACCGCGGGGCCGCGCAGGGGGCGCAGCGCGGCCGCTAGGCGAGTTCATCTGCCAGCTCTGCAAGGAGGAGTACGCTGACCCATTCGCGCTGGCGCAGCACAAGTGCTCGCGCATCGTGCGCGTGGAGTACCGCTGCCCCGAGTGCGCCAAGGTCTTCAGCTGCCCGGCCAACCTGGCCTCGCACCGCCGCTGGCACAAACCGCGCCCGACGCCCGCCGCAGCCCGCGCGTCGGAGCCGGAAACCGCCGCCAGGGCTGAGGCGCGGGAGGCGACGTGCGGCGGCAGCGACCGCGACACGCCGAGCCCTGGCGGCGTGTCGGAGTCGGGCTCGGAGGACGGGCTCTACGAGTGCCACCACTGCGCCAAGAAGTTCCGCCGCCAGGCCTATCTGCGCAAGCACCTGCTGGCGCACCACCAGGCGCTGCAGGCCAAGGGCACGCCGCCCGCGCCCCCGGCGGAGGACCTACTGGCCTTGTACCCGGTGCCCGACGAGAAGGCGCCGCAGGAGGTGGCCGGCGACGGCGAGGCGGCCGGCGTGCTGGGGTTGAGTGCGTCCGCCGAGTGCCACCTGTGCCCGGTGTGCGGGGAGACGTTCCCCAGCAAGGGCGCCCAGGAGCGCCACCTGCGCCTTCTGCACGCCGCCCAGGTGTTCCCCTGCAAGTACTGCCCGGCCACCTTCTACAGCTCACCTGGTCTCACGCGGCACATCAACAAATGCCACCCGTCCGAGAACAGACAGGTGATTCTCCTGCAGGTGCCTGTGCGTCCGGCCTGCTAG